A stretch of DNA from Fimbriimonadaceae bacterium:
TTGACCCGGACTATTCATGAATACCTGTTCCGTCGTCCGATCCTCTCGCCCGGCGGGGCTGTTCTCGTTCGGCCTCCTCGACGGACTGCAAGTACGCCTGCATCGGCCTTACTTGCGAAGAGCCCCGGCGGACTTCGGTCTCGAACGCCTCGCGACGGCATTCATGAATAGTCCGGGTTAAGTCTATGCGCCGGCCGCCGATAACGGTTGTGATGAATAGTCGTCGTCATCCTGCATGGTATCTTGCCATAGCTCTGACAGGTGTGGTGTGCGGGTGCGCGGGGCAAGCGCCTCCTCCGCGGAGTCATCATGACGCCACCGCCGGACGGATCGGCGTAGGGGCTGAGTCGCCGAAGTCGGAGAACGGGTTCTCGCCGGTACCCCCGCTTCTGACGGCCGATGAGTATGAGCATCTTGCAGATCGATCCGTGGCCGGGAGGAATTTGACCGTTGCGATGGCGCAGTACGAGAAAGCATTGCGACTGGACCCGGGGCGCGCACGGGTTCGAGAGAAACGCGGCATCCTGTTTCTTGAAAGGGGATTGGCCGAGGACGCCCTTCTGGAATTCAGGGCCATGGCCGATCAAACCCCGATTTCTGCTGCGGCGTTCGACGGGGAGGGGCGAGCGTTGGCGAGTCTTGGCCGGTTGGAAGATGCCCAGAAGGCGTTTCGCCGAGCCCTAACTCTGAATCCGCAAGATTGGCGCGCCTATGCGTGGCTGGGCATTGTTGCCTATGTTCAGGAACGGTATCCCGATGCTCTTGCCGCATTTCAAACCGCCTACTCCATCAAGCCGGAGCATCCTGCCCTGGCCAACAACCTTGGGCAAACCTACGTTGCATTGAGGCGCTATGATGACGCGATTGCCAGTTTTCGCTTGGGTGACCCGTATGCGCAGGATCATCCACGCCTCACCAAGAATCTCATCGGTGCACTGACATTGGCCGGACAACACGATGCGGCGGAGCAGGTTCGTCGGCACCAGGACCACGATGTGCCGACGAAAGCTCAGCACAGCCAGAACACACGTTTCAGCGAGTAAGACTCCCATCGGAAGCATACTCACTCAATACTAGCAGGCTGTTGACAAACCAACGAAGTGACGAACGAGGATGATGTATCCTTATGCAAAATAACGAATCATGACCTCGAATAGGTAGTGCTCGTTAGGCTAGAGCAGGGTGCGATGTTAATAAAACGGTACAGGGAGTTTGTCAAGTTTGCCCGCAACGTGGCGAGGTTAGCAGTTACCGCCATTGAGAAACTTGGGACCAGGGTGCTTGCGGACACACAACGGACACACTGACTCAAAAGGAGGCGTATGAAAATTCGAGCTTGCCATCTGTGCCGTCAGGTCATGTTGATTCCCAGTGGTGCACCAACCGTGACTTGCGATGCTTGTGGTTTTCCGATGACAGGGTACGCGTTGAGCACGTCGCGTGAGAGCGACACGGAGGAGTTGGAACAAACTACGGATTTCCAGCGACGCTAAAGTGACTCGCAGAAATTCGATGTCTGGTCGAATAGGACTCTGAGAATGGATATTGCCCACAAATATAATTACGTGGAGAGGGGCGATAACGTGTGGAGGAGGGGCAGCTAGACCACAGTGAGATCGCCATGCGCGAGGGCGGCTCGTACGAGCTGCGCCGCATTGGACGCCTGATACTTCCTCAATAGGCGGTGACGCACCGCTTTGATAGAATTCAGGGACAGGCCGAGCTGTTCCGCGATTTGATTCGTGCTCTTCCCGGACCATAGCCCGTCCAGGATGAGCCGCTCGCGCAAGGTCAGTGTTGGTTGCGGTCCCAGCCGAAACACCCTCTCCGTGCCTGTGATTCGTGATCCCATGCGTCCTTCTACTGGATACCTGTACCCGTCATATTGTGACCGAAC
This window harbors:
- a CDS encoding tetratricopeptide repeat protein, coding for MNSRRHPAWYLAIALTGVVCGCAGQAPPPRSHHDATAGRIGVGAESPKSENGFSPVPPLLTADEYEHLADRSVAGRNLTVAMAQYEKALRLDPGRARVREKRGILFLERGLAEDALLEFRAMADQTPISAAAFDGEGRALASLGRLEDAQKAFRRALTLNPQDWRAYAWLGIVAYVQERYPDALAAFQTAYSIKPEHPALANNLGQTYVALRRYDDAIASFRLGDPYAQDHPRLTKNLIGALTLAGQHDAAEQVRRHQDHDVPTKAQHSQNTRFSE
- a CDS encoding helix-turn-helix transcriptional regulator, with amino-acid sequence MGSRITGTERVFRLGPQPTLTLRERLILDGLWSGKSTNQIAEQLGLSLNSIKAVRHRLLRKYQASNAAQLVRAALAHGDLTVV